Proteins found in one Bacillus subtilis subsp. subtilis str. 168 genomic segment:
- the bslA gene encoding biofilm hydrophobic layer component (Evidence 1a: Function from experimental evidences in the studied strain; PubMedId: 21097620, 21742882, 22571672, 23904481, 28698374, 28701036, 28751732; Product type s: structure), translated as MKRKLLSSLAISALSLGLLVSAPTASFAAESTSTKAHTESTMRTQSTASLFATITGASKTEWSFSDIELTYRPNTLLSLGVMEFTLPSGFTANTKDTLNGNALRTTQILNNGKTVRVPLALDLLGAGEFKLKLNNKTLPAAGTYTFRAENKSLSIGNKFYAEASIDVAKRSTPPTQPCGCN; from the coding sequence ATGAAACGCAAATTATTATCTTCTTTGGCAATTAGTGCATTAAGTCTCGGGTTACTCGTTTCTGCACCTACAGCTTCTTTCGCGGCTGAATCTACATCAACTAAAGCTCATACTGAATCCACTATGAGAACACAGTCTACAGCTTCATTGTTCGCAACAATCACTGGCGCCAGCAAAACGGAATGGTCTTTCTCAGATATCGAATTGACTTACCGTCCAAACACGCTTCTCAGCCTTGGCGTTATGGAGTTTACATTGCCAAGCGGATTTACTGCAAACACGAAAGACACATTGAACGGAAATGCCTTGCGTACAACACAGATCCTCAATAACGGGAAAACAGTAAGAGTTCCTTTGGCACTTGATTTGTTAGGAGCTGGCGAATTCAAATTAAAACTGAATAACAAAACACTTCCTGCCGCTGGTACATATACTTTCCGTGCGGAGAATAAATCATTAAGCATCGGAAATAAATTTTACGCAGAAGCCAGCATTGACGTGGCTAAGCGCAGCACTCCTCCGACTCAGCCTTGCGGTTGCAACTAA
- the ktrA gene encoding potassium uptake protein (Evidence 1a: Function from experimental evidences in the studied strain; PubMedId: 12562800, 15096624, 23598340, 23671116, 25957408, 26771197; Product type t : transporter) encodes MGRIKNKQFAVIGLGRFGGSICKELHRMGHEVLAVDINEEKVNAYASYATHAVIANATEENELLSLGIRNFEYVIVAIGANIQASTLTTLLLKELDIPNIWVKAQNYYHHKVLEKIGADRIIHPEKDMGVKIAQSLSDENVLNYIDLSDEYSIVELLATRKLDSKSIIDLNVRAKYGCTILAIKHHGDICLSPAPEDIIREQDCLVIMGHKKDIKRFENEGM; translated from the coding sequence TTGGGAAGAATTAAAAATAAGCAATTTGCCGTGATCGGGCTGGGCCGGTTTGGCGGCAGCATTTGTAAAGAACTTCATAGAATGGGGCATGAGGTCCTTGCGGTTGATATCAACGAAGAAAAGGTCAATGCATATGCTTCTTACGCCACTCATGCGGTAATTGCCAACGCCACCGAAGAAAACGAATTGCTTTCATTAGGAATACGCAATTTTGAATATGTGATTGTTGCCATCGGAGCAAATATTCAAGCGAGTACGCTGACCACCCTATTATTAAAGGAGCTTGATATTCCAAATATTTGGGTGAAGGCTCAAAACTATTATCATCACAAGGTGCTTGAAAAAATAGGCGCTGACCGCATTATTCATCCTGAAAAAGATATGGGGGTTAAAATCGCACAAAGCCTTTCAGACGAAAATGTTTTGAATTACATTGATCTATCTGATGAATACAGTATTGTCGAGCTGCTGGCTACGCGCAAGCTTGATTCAAAATCGATTATTGACCTGAATGTAAGAGCAAAGTACGGCTGCACGATCCTGGCCATTAAACATCATGGAGATATCTGTCTTTCCCCCGCGCCTGAAGACATCATTCGCGAGCAAGATTGCCTGGTGATCATGGGCCACAAAAAGGATATTAAACGTTTTGAAAACGAAGGGATGTAG
- the yubF gene encoding hypothetical protein (Evidence 4: Unknown function but conserved in other organisms): MQKYRRRNTVAFTVLAYFTFFAGVFLFSIGLYNADNLELNEKGYYIAVMILVAVGAILTQKVTRDNAEDNEIIAEQEKRQNQSHIES, translated from the coding sequence GTGCAGAAATATAGACGCAGAAACACGGTTGCCTTTACAGTACTAGCTTATTTTACTTTTTTTGCGGGAGTATTTTTGTTTAGTATCGGACTCTATAATGCTGATAATCTGGAACTCAATGAAAAAGGTTATTACATCGCTGTTATGATACTTGTAGCAGTTGGTGCGATTCTTACGCAAAAAGTGACCCGTGATAACGCGGAGGATAACGAAATCATCGCGGAACAGGAAAAAAGACAAAATCAATCTCATATCGAATCATAA
- the ktrB gene encoding potassium transporter ATPase (Evidence 1a: Function from experimental evidences in the studied strain; PubMedId: 12562800, 15096624, 15849754, 16850406, 17932047, 23598340, 26771197, 28783096, 28825218; Product type t: transporter), with protein MTLQKDKVIKWVRFTPPQVLAIGFFLTIIIGAVLLMLPISTTKPLSWIDALFTAASATTVTGLAVVDTGTQFTVFGQTVIMGLIQIGGLGFMTFAVLIVMILGKKIGLKERMLVQEALNQPTIGGVIGLVKVLFLFSISIELIAALILSIRLVPQYGWSSGLFASLFHAISAFNNAGFSLWPDNLMSYVGDPTVNLVITFLFITGGIGFTVLFDVMKNRRFKTFSLHTKLMLTGTLMLNAIAMLTVFILEYSNPGTLGHLHIVDKLWASYFQAVTPRTAGFNSLDFGSMREGTIVFTLLLMFIGAGSASTASGIKLTTFIVILTSVIAYLRGKKETVIFRRSIKYPIIIKALAVSVTSLFIVFLGIFALTITEQAPFLQIVFETFSAFGTVGLTMGLTPELTTAGKCIIIVIMFIGRIGPLTFVFSFAKTEQSNIRYPDGEVFTG; from the coding sequence GTGACACTTCAAAAGGATAAAGTGATCAAATGGGTTCGGTTTACACCGCCTCAAGTGCTTGCCATTGGTTTTTTCCTTACCATTATCATCGGGGCTGTCCTATTAATGCTTCCGATTTCCACTACGAAGCCATTGTCATGGATAGATGCCCTTTTTACTGCGGCTTCCGCTACAACTGTTACAGGGCTTGCTGTTGTCGATACCGGCACTCAATTTACGGTATTCGGGCAAACAGTAATTATGGGGCTGATTCAGATTGGCGGGCTTGGATTTATGACATTTGCGGTCTTGATCGTCATGATATTAGGAAAAAAAATCGGCTTAAAAGAACGAATGCTCGTCCAGGAAGCCTTAAACCAGCCGACAATCGGCGGTGTCATTGGCCTTGTCAAAGTCCTGTTTCTGTTTTCGATCAGTATTGAATTGATAGCAGCACTCATTTTATCCATCCGGCTTGTACCTCAATACGGCTGGTCATCCGGCTTGTTTGCAAGTTTGTTTCACGCAATATCTGCTTTTAACAATGCCGGGTTTTCGTTGTGGCCTGATAATTTGATGAGCTACGTTGGCGATCCTACAGTGAACCTCGTGATTACTTTCTTATTTATTACAGGAGGGATCGGATTTACGGTTCTGTTTGATGTGATGAAAAATCGGCGTTTTAAAACTTTTTCTTTACATACAAAGCTCATGCTTACAGGAACGCTGATGTTGAATGCGATCGCTATGCTTACGGTCTTTATTTTAGAATACAGCAACCCCGGCACGCTCGGCCACCTGCATATAGTGGATAAACTGTGGGCCTCCTATTTTCAGGCAGTGACGCCGAGAACCGCAGGGTTCAATTCTCTAGATTTTGGAAGCATGAGAGAAGGAACAATTGTATTTACTTTATTATTGATGTTTATCGGAGCAGGAAGCGCATCAACGGCGAGCGGCATTAAGCTGACTACGTTCATCGTGATTTTAACATCTGTTATTGCTTACTTGAGAGGTAAAAAAGAAACGGTTATTTTCCGCCGTTCCATCAAATATCCGATTATCATTAAAGCTTTAGCTGTGAGCGTCACCAGTTTGTTCATCGTGTTTTTAGGGATTTTCGCCCTGACGATCACAGAACAAGCGCCATTTCTTCAAATTGTGTTTGAAACCTTTTCCGCATTCGGAACTGTCGGCCTTACGATGGGGCTTACTCCTGAACTGACAACAGCTGGCAAGTGTATCATCATTGTCATCATGTTTATCGGAAGAATTGGTCCTTTAACGTTCGTGTTTTCATTCGCAAAAACAGAGCAATCAAATATCCGTTATCCTGATGGCGAAGTGTTTACAGGGTGA